The genome window CGCTAGTGAACTCTTTCCGGATCCCGAAAGGCCAGAAATGGCAACGAACTTGTGGAGGGGAATGTCGACGTCGATGTTTTTGAGATTATGAACACGCCCACCCCGTACTTCTACTTGCGCTGGAATAGTACTTACTTGCTGATTAGTCACTTACGAGTGCTCCTTTTGTTGGTTTTAAAGCAGTTGCGATTAGACTAACTACCATCATATAATATTGAGCAGGAAAAGAGGAATGATTTGAATATGAAAATGCGCAGAATTGACCATATTGTATTGACCGTCAGTGACCTGGAGGAGTCGACCCGGTTCTACCACGAGGTCTTTGACATGCCAGTGCTGGACCAGCAGAGTAACGATCAGCTGGTGACTTTGCGGTGTGGTCACCAGTTGATCCGGTTACAAAAAAGTGACCGGCAAACGGAACTAAAGGCGCCCCACTTAACCACCGGGGCCGCCGACTTCTGTATCGTGGCTGGTGACCAACTGGAGGACATCCTTCACCACCTCAAGAGCTACTTCGTCGACATTGTGGCCGGTCCGGTTGAAAAGCATGGCTCCGAGGGTGCCATGACTTCGGTTTACGTTCACGACCCGGATAATAACTTGGTAGAGATTGCCGTTTACGCAAATAAGTAGGATTATGACAAACCGGTGCAGGGAAAACCTGCACCGGTTTATTTCAATAGTAAACTTTCCCCTAACATTAATATCACTAGCAAGACGGCGCCAGCAAAGCGGCGATGGTCACGGATAATTCCCAGGTAATCCCGCACCAGGGTTAGTGGAAGGTAAGGCCAAGGAGTTGGTGCGGAAAGGAAGTGCCAGTTCAGACCTAAGCGGTGGGTGTATAGCATTGCCCGTGGAACATGAAAAGAACTTGTGACCACAGTTACCCGTGGCTTCCCTTCCCCATGCCAATGCTGGTCAATCAGTTGGCGACTGTTTACCAGGTTTTGCCAGGTGTTGCGAGCCTGGCGTTCTAGCAGAATCTTCGTTGCAACGACACCGAGCCGTTGCAGGTAGTCGGCCATTGCCCGCGCTTGCGTTACCTGGTCACCATGGACGTCGCCGCCACTAACAATAACTACTGTTTCAGGATGGACCTTCCAAAAGCGGCCTGCCGAATTCAAACGCGCGGCGAGGACCGGTGGGACCTGTCCCTTACTTAGCCCTGCCCCCAAGACGACCAGGTAGTCCGTTGTCCGTGGATGGGGCCAGACCCGCAGGAGAAGTACAGATAGGCCTATCATAATCAGACCGGCAGTTGCCAGGCTATCAGTGGTTATCACCAGCAGCCACAGCTGTTGCCCTAGCTTGGGTAGCTGTGCTAGTGGTAGGCTCCACAATCCTGGTAAGAAAATTAGCATATTAAGGCCCATCATGATCGCAGTCCAACGGTTATAGGCTAAACTAAGGGTCCGGTTTTTAACCCGCCGAATCAGAATGAGGTAAATCGTGAAAGTCCACAGGAGCGTGACCAGGCCAGCTAAAATTAGTAAAATAATCAGCGTACCCATTTAAACTCACTTCTTACTATTGCGCCAGTGCTTAAAACGATGCCAGAGTTCACTTACGACCAGTATGGCAATCACGCCAAGCGAAATGGCATAGCCAAAGACCCCGAGATGATAAATGTGGGGATGACGGGTACTGCTTTCGACCAACAGCGAAGAGCCAAGAATCACTGCCGCTAACACGATAACAACCAGCAGCCGGTTAGCGACCCGTTCTACCTGTTTCAGCAGGTGCTTCTGCCCCTCATAGCGTAACTTGACTTCAATGTCGCCGTTGTTAAAAGTGTCCAAGGCGGTGTCGAGCCGTTCAGGCAACTGGCCTGCCGATTCCAGAACGGACCACAGTTTAAATAGGCTATCATCGGCAAGGTCACGCGCTTTAAGTTTACGTTTGAGGTAGGCTAAACCAAACGGCCGGACCACCGCCATCATTGAAATGTCCGGATCCAGATGGGCAACCGTTGACTCGAGCGTTCCAAAAGCCTTGATCAACATTGTTACCTCTGGTTTGATCTGCAGGTTATTATCTTCGCAGAGTTGGATGATGCGGTAGAGCATGTTGGAGAAATCGATTTGGCCTAAGCCCTCGGCCAGATACGGACGAATAAAGTTACTTAGCTCCTTGCTAAAGCGTTGCTGGTCTAACTCACCTGTTTGGTTGCAAATTCCGAGGACCGCCTGGGCAATTCGGTGCTGGTCCTTGCTGGTTAGTGCTAAAACCACCTCGGCAATGCCATCAGCCATAACGGGTGTAAGGCGTCCCATCATCCCGAAGTCTAGGTAAGTCAACCGGTAAGGCGGGAGCGGCGTCTGCTCCTGGTAGGCTAACTCTGCGTGCTTAAATGAATGCGTGAATTCCCTGCTGGTTTCTAGCTGATCCCCCGGAGCTGTCGTGAAAAGAATATTTCCGGGATGAGGGTCGGCATGGAAAAAGTAATCAACGAACACCTGCTTCATAAAGTTACGGACCAGAGACGTCGCAAGAGCTTGGTTGCGTTCTTGTTCCGCGGCGGCTGACGCATCAAACAGCTCGCGGATACTCTTCCCGGTCATTGCCTGGTTGACCAGAATTCGTGGAGCACAGTATTTGAGATAGACCTTGGGAACCACAAAAATCCCCTGCCCGTTATTGAGGCGGTAAAACTCTTCTCCATTTTTAGCCTCGTGGAGGGTGTCGATTTCACTGAGGAGGGAGGCGCTGACTTCATCCAACGTGCGATCTAAGTCAACGACCGCCGTATTGGCAGGCACGTACTTCACCATTTTAACTGCCCGGCGGAGCAAGGCGAGGTCAGTGTTTACCAACTGAGTGACGGCTGGGTGCTGAACCTTGACCACTACCGGGGTGCCGTCTAAAAGGACTGCGTGATGAACTTGGCCGATGGAAGCAGAGGCAAATGGTTCTGGATCAAAACTCTTGAACACCTGGGCGATTTGCTTGCCGCTGGCCTCTTCAAAGGTTTGCTCAACACTCGTAAACGGGTCGGCCTTGACCTGGTCTTGGAGTTTCCGGAGCGCCTGTACGTAATCGGTGGACACTAGGTCGGGCCGGGTCGAAAGGATTTGCCCCAGCTTAATAAAGGTTGGCCCTAATTCTTGCAACGCGTTGCAAATTGCCTCCGGGTCCCTTTGATGGTAAAAATTCGAAATAAAGTGATACTTGCGCATCACCGCGATAATTTCTTTTAAGCGGGTTCCCTGTTTTATTTCCGTTTGTTGCTTATTTTCCATTGATAACCTCACCCTCACTGAGTCTGCTTATCATAATTTTACCGCACTTTTTTACTAAATAGTTGGTCAGTCAAATGGGAAATTGATACAATAGGACTAAACATCAATGAAAGATTAGGTGATTTTGTAAGTTATGGATGCACTATGGTCATCTTATTGGTTCAGATTACTTGTCATTATTTTAATTCTGTTACTGGCGGCCCTCTTTACCCTGCTGGAATATTCCGTGGTTAAAGTACGGCCGAGTGAGCTGCAAGAGCTTCGCCAGACACGGAAGGTTAAGCGCGCCGAGCACATGGTCAACAACCTAAACGAGTACTTATCGACTGCTCAGGTTGGGGTTACCATGACTTCCCTGGTATTAGGGTGGATTGGTGACCAGTTTATCACCGACCTCCTCTTAAAGATTCACTTGATTCCGCGGGAAGTGCTGGCCCCACTGGCACCGGTAATTGGGGTCTTGATTTTCACCTTCTTCCACGCCGTTTTCACCGATTTGGTACCGAAGAACATGGCGATTGACCGACCGGTTCAGATCCTGCTAGCCATTGTTCACCCAATTCAGTTCTTCCACACGATTTTTTATCCCTTCGTTTGGTTATTTGCCGTAACTGCGGCGTGGATTACCAAACTACTGGGCTACAATGTTCAGCCAGAAGAGGATACTTACTCGCAAAACGAAATCATGACCCTTTCTCAGCAGTCCGAAAAGGCTGGGGAAATGGATAAGGAAGACGTTCTCTTTATGCGCCGGGCCTTTGAAATGAACGATAAGGTTGCCGAAGACATCATGATTGACCGGACTCAACTAGCCGTGATTGATATCCAGGCTTCGATTGAGGACGCGGCCAAACTCTACTTTGAGAAGAAGTTTACCCGCTTCCCAGTGGTGGCAAATAACGACAAGGACCACATCTTGGGTTACGTGTTTGCTTATGATATCATGCGGCAAAACCAGATTAATCCGCAACAATCAATTCGGACAATTATGCGGCGAATCCCGATTGTTTACGAGAATGAACCGATTACCAATGTCCTGCAGACGATGGTGAAGAAACAAGTGCCAATTGTCGTTGTTCAAGACGAGTACGGTGGAACTTCAGGAATCGTAACTGATAAGGATATCTATGAGGAGCTCTTCGGTACGGTGGGTGAAGAAATTGACCACGCCACTTCTGATATGATTGAAAAGAAGGATCCTGACAGTAAGGGGAACCCGACCTACGAAGTTTCCGGAAAGATGCCGCTTGATGACTTTGAGCGCTTCTTCAATACCAAGATTGACCAGTTTGAGAATTCCGAGGTAACAACCCTGACTGGTTTCTTCTTGGAGCGCCAATACGACATGAAGGTCGGCCAGCCAATTAGAGTCGAAAACTTCTCCTTTACCCCACTCGACCTGCAGAACGCGTATGTCAATAAGTTTAAAGTGGTTTACATTAAGCCAAAGAAGAAGGCAGCGCAGACCGACGACGGGGAAACAGATAATAAATAAATTAAAAAGCAGCCAGCGAATTTTTTCGCTGGCCGCTTTTTACGTTAATCCGTTTCTAATATGATTTCGGTCATCACTAGGCTGCCCGTGTGGCTGACCGAGGCGTGGACCCGACCAGCAAAGGGCGACCGGGTGACCACTGGTTTACCGATCCGACTGTCGAGGATTTCAACATCCTGAAAGCCGACCGCTTTACCAATCCCGGTTCCCCAGGCCTTGGCAAACGACTCCTTTAATGACCAACGCCCTGCCAAGTACTCTAGAGCGCGTTGCCCAGTAAAGCCGTGATACTGTTTCTGCTCGGCCGTTGTCAGGACTCGATCCAGAAACTGCGGGTGCTTGCTTGCGAGTTCACCCACTCGGCTAATCTCAGTTAGGTCGATCCCTAATCCCTTAATCATTGGTTGTCCTCCTCTTTTAATCCGGTCCATTGCTGTTTCTTATAACTGAATTTTAGCATGGTTAAGAAAGCTGACCAAGCTAATTTGCGTTTGACAAACCTCACTGAATTGTTAAACTGGGAAAGCATTACTGTAAACAAAGGAGAATAAACAACTAAATCACATGAAAGATCAACGAATTAGCCGGGCACTTATTATTATGGTTTTTGGGACCTTCTTCGGCCTCCTCTGCTCGACCTTAATGAACATCGCCCTGCCGACCTTTATGAAGGTTTTTAATATTTCCGAAGGTCGCGTCCAGTGGGTTATGAACGGCTACATGCTGGTGAACGCACTGATGATCCCCGTCAGCTCATACCTCATCAAGCGTTTTTCATTCCGGCGGCTCTTTATTATTTTCGCCGGTGTTTTCCTGCTGGGGACCGTTCTCGGTGCCCTGGCAACGTCCTTTAGCTTCATCGTCATTGCCCGAATGATTCAGGCAATCGGGGCTGGAATGATGATGCCATTGGTCAACGTCCTGGCGATTCGTTATGCCGTGCCGGGAAAGAAGGGCCGAATCATGGGAATAATTGGTCTTGCCTTTAACTGTGCCCCGATTCTGGGTCCGGCAGTTTCCGGCTTCTTGCTCAACTACCTTTCCTGGCGTTACCTCTTTATCTTAATCATTCCATTCGCGGTCATCACCCTGCTCCTATCATTTTTCTTCTTGCCCTATATTCCTCACAACGAATTACCGTGCTTTAATCTGCCAGGGCTAATCCTGATTACGATTGGATTGTGGTCACTTTTGATGGGACTGTCAAACGTTTCTAGCTATCCCTTGGCAACCTTTAACGTCGTTGGCTATCTTGTTATTGGTTTAGTAGCCTTAGGGTTCTTTGTCCTCAACCAGCGGCATAGTAGTCACCAGCTAATTAACTTCAAAATTTTTGCCCACCGGCAATTCGTCCTGGCAACTGTGATTAACATGCTAATCACGGCCACAATGTACGGGAATTCCATTTTGATCCCCCTGCTGGTCCAGATTGTCCTAGGGAAAGGGACGGTTACTTCAGCGATTACCGTGCTGCCCGGGGCGATTTTAACCGGTTTGCTCTCGACAACCAGCGGGCGCTGTTACGATATTTACCCGATTAAGTGGCTAGTCGGCGCGGGGCTGATTATTGACATCATCGGGACAACCTTCCAGGCCGTTGTGGGAGCTCAAAGCACGATCCTGATGATTACGATTTTCCAAACTGTCCGGCAATTTGGTCTGGTAACAATGCTGATTCCGTTACAGACGCAGGCCCTCTCACTCTTGCCAAATGAAATTGTTCCTGATGCGGTGGCGACCTTTAATACCATGCGGCAAATCGCTGCTTCCTTTGGGACCGCCTTAATTGTCGCGGTGGTCGGCATCGTCAACAATTTCCTGCACTGTCAGTCTTCCCACCTGGGAATTCAAACTGGGTTTGCCTTCTGCCTGCTCCTGCTGGTCGTTTCCCTGGTATTAAGCCAGCAGCTTTACCACAAGATCGTTCGTGCTCAGACAAGATAAAACATTGTAACGTTTTACCTAACGGCTATGGTATAATATCAACGGTAAATTTAACTGCCTACCCCGGGGTTTTAAAAGCAGCTTCCCCATTTTGTCCCCGTTCTCAACAAACAAAACGTGCACACCAAACTGCATTAATATGCTTGTAGAAGGGATTGGATAAACTAAATATGAAGTATCGTTTGCAATGTATTGTTTTTGTGCTGGTTGCATTTATGCTTGGCTGTAATGAATTTATGGTGGTTGGGGTCCTCTCCAATATTGCCGAAAGCTACCACGCTTCGCTTTCGGCGGTTGGTCTATTGGTGACGATGTACGCGCTGACCTACGCCATTTGTACGCCGATTCTAACAACCATTACGGGGAAATATGACCGCTTTAAGGTTTTAATGACACTGATGGTCGTGTTCTTCCTGGGAAACACACTGACGGCGGTGGCACCGAACCTCTTCCTCCTGTTCGTTTCCCGGATAATTACCGCAGGCGTTGCGGGCGCCATTATTTCGCTGATCCTTGTCTACGTCAGCATTATCGCTCCGATTGAAAAACGGTCAATGATGGTCGCAACGGTTTTCGCTGGCTTTAGTACGGCGACGATTATCGGGGTTCCCTTGGGGACAACGATTAGCTCCGCCTTTTCCTGGCACGTGAGCTTCGCGATTATCAGCGGGTTAGCACTAATTATTGGTGCCTTTCTTCTGGCACTGGTCCCCCGTCATACTCCGCAAACAAAGGGGTCAATTGGTCACCAGGTTAAACTGCTCAGGGATCGGCGAATTATCCTCGGCATTGTCGTGATGGTTACTCTAATGGCCGCAGAGTATACGTTCTACACTTACATTCGGCCGATTATCACTGACGTCCTGCACTTCAGCACGACGGATTTGAACTGGCTGTTGGGCCTGGTCGGCGTCATGTTTATCATTGGAAACGCCTGTGCCGGGATCATCTCAAGCCGGTACGGAATCCGCAAGCTCCCGTTGATCAGCGGTGCCTGCCTGGCGCTCCTCCTGCTGATGGGACTGAGCTTTGCCAATTCGTGGACTGGCGTGGGCCTGCTGTGTCTGATTTGTTTAGTCCTCGGAATGCCAGGGTCAATTTTACAAGTAATGTTCTTGAACGTTGCTGACAAGGATTATCCGGCAGCGATGAACCTGGCGTCGTCGCTCAATCCAATTTGTACCAACGTTGGGGTGACGGTCGGCTCCTTCCTGGCTTCGTTGAGTGTTAACTTCATTGCAATTAGCCAGATCGGGTACATTGGTGCCGTCTTAGCAGTAATCAGTACCATTGGGGCGGTTTTATTAGTTCGCCATGATTAAACTAACTGGTCTCTCGGAAAAGTCACCGGGAGGCCTTTTTGAAAAGGAGCAAGGAAACACGTTCTTTTAAGGACGTGATGAATTGCCCTTCTTTTGCGTCTAAATTGCATATGGATAACAATTATTGATATGAAAGATACACAACGTCTTACATATGGTAGAACGTCAGTCTATAATCTTAATTACCATCTCATTTGGAGAACTAAATACCGCAACAAAGTGCTGAAAGGACACGTGGAAGTTGTCTTGAAACAATCATTGTATGAGATTGCTTCAAAATATGGATTTACAATCGCTCATATGGAAATTGGTAAAGATGATTATATTCACTTGTTAGTTAGTGTACCACCAAAGCTGTCAGTAACTAATATTATGCGCTGGTTAAAAGGAATCTCAGCTTGGCAGTTGTTCCGTGAATGCCCGGAACTTCAAACTAGTTATTGGAAAAAGCGAGGACGTCATCTATGGTCGTCAAGTTACTATGTTGAAAGCATTGGTACGGTTAACGAACAAGCGGTGGCTAAATATATTGATGATCAGCGTCAAAAGGAGGTGAACTTAGAATGAGCAAAGTTATTAAAGGAATCAAACTACGCTTGTATCCAACTAAAGCCCAGCAAGATCAACTATGGCAAATGTTTGGTAATGATCGAAAAGTATGGAACTTAATGCTTGGTATGGCTAAAGAACGTTATGAGAACAACCCTAGCAGTCATTTCGTAAATGAATACGGTATGAATTACTTATTAAAGCGCCTCAAGCAGGAATATCCATACTTAAAAGATAGTGATGCCACTAGTTTCTTAGTCGTTAACCATAATTTAGCGCAATCATTTAAGATGCTATTTAAACATCGGGGTGGCTACCCCCGCTTCAAAAGTCGTCATGCTTGGAGACAATCCTATACTGGTCGGTCAGCATGCAAGGTAACTGCTAAACGGCGGATGCAATTGTCAAAATTGGGTAGCATTCGAACTAGTAAAACTAGCCAAATTGGAGAGGCTAAAATCAAACATTATACGGTGAGCTATGACTCGACGGGTCGATACTATCTTTCATTGCAAGTTGAAGCTGAGGTTAATCAGTTACCGAAAACCGGTCAGTCAATTGGCTTAGACATTGGAATCGCTGATTTAGCCATTAGTTCTGACGGAGTTAAATACGGTACTTTTAACGCTAAATGGTTAGAAAAGCAAGCAACCAATTGGCAGAGTAAGTATTCAAAGCGGTGTCATCAAGCTACTATAGCTATGCGACAGTGGAATAACAATCATAAGGATTCCAAAATGGAACTGAACGATTATCAGAATTGGCAACGGGCAAGGGTAAACAAAGCTCGCTACCAGCAAAAAATTGCGAATAAGCGTAAGGATTATCTGCATAGGCTAACCACTGATTTAGTTAGGGAGTACGATGTAATTGTAATTGAAGATTTGAAAACCAAAAATCTTCAAAAAAATCATCATCTGGCTAAGTCAATTGCCAATGCAAGTTGGTATCAATTCCGTACCATGTTGGAGTATAAATATGAGTGGTATGGTAAGCAATTAGTCGTAGTAAAGCCTAATTACACAAGCCAAATTTGTTCTCGCTGTGGATTTAATAGTGGTAAGAAACCATTAGAGATCCGTGAATGGACTTGCCCAAAGTGTGGTACGCACCACGATCGAGATATTAATGCGGCAATTAATATCTTGAATAAAGGATTAAAAGCCGTTGGCTAGGAACTAGCCGTGGTAAAAGAACAGAGTTATGTAAGTTAGGTCTCTGGAATACCAGACGAACAATCCTAAATACTACTCTGTGTTCCCAGAAGCTCGGTCATTTACGGCCGAGTAGTTCACCAATGCTATACTTGATTACAAGAAGGTGTTAAAAAATGGATGAACAAAGGAATGTGAAACTAAATAATGGTATTGTGATGCCCCGGGTCGGCCTGGGCGTCTGGAAATCATTGAACGGCGAGGCGCAGCAGATGGTTGCAACCGCCTTACAAAATGGCTACCGCTTGATTGACACGGCTAAGCAGTACGGCAACGAAGCTGGTGTGGGCGCCGGGCTGCAGGAAGGCATGGATAAGGCTAAGCTCAAGCGGGCAGACATTTTCCTGACGACCAAAATTTGGAACGGGGACCAAGGCAACTACGATCAACTACGCAAGAGCTTTAACGAACAATTAGGGAAGCTGCAGACGGATTACGTGGACTTACTCCTCCTTCACTGGCCGGTATTTGACAAGTACCTGAAAAGCTGGCAGGCGTTAGAGGATATTTACCGGGACGGTCAGGCCAAAGCAATCGGGGTCTGCAACTTCAACGTTGACCACCTGACTAACCTACTCGACCATGCTGAAGTGAAGCCGGCCGTTAATCAGATTGAATTTAACCCCCGGATCCACCAGCCGGATACGGTGGCACTTTGCCAGATGCAAAAGATTCAGCTGGAAGCGTGGTCACCACTGGGAAATGGGCAGACGCTGAACGAGCCGGTAATCAAAGAGATTGCGGCCAAGCACCACAAGAGTGTTGCCCAAGTTGAATTACGTTGGGAACTGCAACAAGGCTTCATCGTTATTCCAAAGTCCAGCCACGTTGCCCGGATGCGTGAGAACCTGGATGTCTTTGACTTCCAATTGGATGCCGATGAGATGGAAGCAATTGCGGAACTAGACCAGGAAAAGCATTCTATCTGGTACGATAAGTTCAAGTGGTCCGGTAACCCGGACGGTGTTGATGACTACATCGCTGATGGGAACGGCTTTTAAGCACTCTATATTTGATGTAAATATCATACCTACCACTTTTGTGCCAGTCATTTAAAATATACAAAACTCGCAGGCTCAACGAGGGCTTGCGAGTTTTTAGTTAGCGATTACTTTTCCCACAGGAACTTTATCAGTGCTTGGTCGACCTGGTGGTTGTTATTATGCAGGCGGCTGTGCTGGGCACTCTTCCCGTGCAGTTCAATTTCTTGGTAAGACTTGGCCCGGTTGCCAACCAGATATTTTAGCGACTGTGCAGAGGTGACAGGAACGTCACCATCAGAGTTGCTGCCGTCGTCAAGGTTGCCATAAATGTTCAGTACTGCGGTGCCAGTTGGAAAGTGCTGGCGCAGGCCTAAGAGTTCTCGGTAAGACGGGTCCATGCTGCTTGGCTCTCCCGTTTTACGGTTGATGGTGGCTCTTTCACTGCTCAGCTGTCCCACCAGGCCGTTATAGTGACCAGCAATGGCAACCAGGTGGGCAACCTTTGGCAGGTTCGCGTTGTCATAATTATAATTGATGTAGTTGATGATTTCTAGGTTTCCCATCGAGTGACCGACCAGGTTGATTTGTCGGTAGTGGTGCTGCTTTTGCAGGGCTTGCACAACGTTCCGAACGTAGGTGCCGCCGTGGTGGTAGCCGGCCGTGTAGTCGCTCTGGTAATTTGCCAGCTTATTGTCTTCGAGGTTGACCTCAACGATTGGGTTAACAGCGTGCGCTGGAATCTCCCGGTTAAAACTTACCCGCCCCTGCTTATCCACGTTTGCCTTGACAATAGTTCTGGTGACGCCAGCATTACGAGCGGCATTTGCCATCTTTTCTTCCGCGTGGGAGCTGCTCCCCCAGCCGTGGACGAAAATGGTTGGCGTGGATGATTGGACATAGTGTGTAATGGCATGAACTGGCTGATTGGCGGTCAGAATTCCACCGACCACGGCGCTTAGTGCCAATAATGTTTTGACTATTCTGTTCATTTAACTTTCCTCCTCATCAAGGTGTTTGATGACCCGTGCTGGTATACCAGCCACAACGGTATTTGCGGGGACATCCTTAGTAACTACCGCTCCTGCCGCGACAATTGCGTTCTTGCCGACGGTTACTCCTGGCAAAATAGTGGCGTTGGCACCTAGCCAGGCATTTTCTTCAATATGAACGGGGTTCAGCTCTACCCCATGACGCTTGTGGGGATTTAAGGGATGGTTAACGGAAATGATGGTGACGTTGGGCCCGACAAGGACGTCATCGGCCAGGCTAATCCCGCCCAAATCAGTTAACATTACACCGCTATTAATGAAGACGTTTTTGCCGATTTTTAGGTTGGCCCCGTAATCGCTCCTGATGGGAAGCCGGATTTCAACTGAATCGTCAATTGGGTGTCCCGTCACATTAGTCAAGACCTGACGGATTTGTTCTTGGTAGTGTTAGTCGCTGAATAATAAAGTACTAAGGTCTTTGCCATAGTGAATTCCTCTTTTCTAATTATTTGTTAGTTAAATTATAGTAGCTGGCAGGACAAAAGGAAAATACTTATTACTTGTACATAACCATGCTAAAAATGAATAAATCAATTTGTTATAATAGGGACAAGACATCGTTAATGAGGAGGAAATATTAATGATTCGCGCAATTGCTACTGATATTGACGGTACTTTTTTAACCACCGATCGCCACTATGACCAGCAGCTCTTTAAACAGCTTTACCGACGGATGGCCCAGCAAGGGATTCGCTTTATCGTTGCCAGTGGTGATCAATATTACTTCCTGCGGTCCCTCTTCCCAGATATTGCGGACGACTTGGCCTTTGTGGCTGAGAACGGCGTACTGACAGTTGACCGCAACCAGGAAATTACTTGTGGGCAGTTGAAAACAGCTGATGTTACCAGAATTATCGCCTATCTGGAAACTCTTCCGCAAACTAATTACATTGTCTGTGGCCGGCAGTATGCCTACGTCAAGGACACCATGCCAGATTACTTTATTCAGAATATGGATAAATTCTATACCCGGACAAAGGTCGTGCCTGAATTTGACTTTACGGGAGACAAGATCTTTAAGTTTGCCTTGACCGTCCCAGCTGAAAGAATGCGGGCAATCTCTCATAATATTAATACGAAGTTTGCTGGGATTATCC of Limosilactobacillus oris contains these proteins:
- a CDS encoding VOC family protein, whose product is MKMRRIDHIVLTVSDLEESTRFYHEVFDMPVLDQQSNDQLVTLRCGHQLIRLQKSDRQTELKAPHLTTGAADFCIVAGDQLEDILHHLKSYFVDIVAGPVEKHGSEGAMTSVYVHDPDNNLVEIAVYANK
- a CDS encoding YdcF family protein translates to MGTLIILLILAGLVTLLWTFTIYLILIRRVKNRTLSLAYNRWTAIMMGLNMLIFLPGLWSLPLAQLPKLGQQLWLLVITTDSLATAGLIMIGLSVLLLRVWPHPRTTDYLVVLGAGLSKGQVPPVLAARLNSAGRFWKVHPETVVIVSGGDVHGDQVTQARAMADYLQRLGVVATKILLERQARNTWQNLVNSRQLIDQHWHGEGKPRVTVVTSSFHVPRAMLYTHRLGLNWHFLSAPTPWPYLPLTLVRDYLGIIRDHRRFAGAVLLVILMLGESLLLK
- a CDS encoding ABC1 kinase family protein, yielding MENKQQTEIKQGTRLKEIIAVMRKYHFISNFYHQRDPEAICNALQELGPTFIKLGQILSTRPDLVSTDYVQALRKLQDQVKADPFTSVEQTFEEASGKQIAQVFKSFDPEPFASASIGQVHHAVLLDGTPVVVKVQHPAVTQLVNTDLALLRRAVKMVKYVPANTAVVDLDRTLDEVSASLLSEIDTLHEAKNGEEFYRLNNGQGIFVVPKVYLKYCAPRILVNQAMTGKSIRELFDASAAAEQERNQALATSLVRNFMKQVFVDYFFHADPHPGNILFTTAPGDQLETSREFTHSFKHAELAYQEQTPLPPYRLTYLDFGMMGRLTPVMADGIAEVVLALTSKDQHRIAQAVLGICNQTGELDQQRFSKELSNFIRPYLAEGLGQIDFSNMLYRIIQLCEDNNLQIKPEVTMLIKAFGTLESTVAHLDPDISMMAVVRPFGLAYLKRKLKARDLADDSLFKLWSVLESAGQLPERLDTALDTFNNGDIEVKLRYEGQKHLLKQVERVANRLLVVIVLAAVILGSSLLVESSTRHPHIYHLGVFGYAISLGVIAILVVSELWHRFKHWRNSKK
- a CDS encoding hemolysin family protein, which translates into the protein MDALWSSYWFRLLVIILILLLAALFTLLEYSVVKVRPSELQELRQTRKVKRAEHMVNNLNEYLSTAQVGVTMTSLVLGWIGDQFITDLLLKIHLIPREVLAPLAPVIGVLIFTFFHAVFTDLVPKNMAIDRPVQILLAIVHPIQFFHTIFYPFVWLFAVTAAWITKLLGYNVQPEEDTYSQNEIMTLSQQSEKAGEMDKEDVLFMRRAFEMNDKVAEDIMIDRTQLAVIDIQASIEDAAKLYFEKKFTRFPVVANNDKDHILGYVFAYDIMRQNQINPQQSIRTIMRRIPIVYENEPITNVLQTMVKKQVPIVVVQDEYGGTSGIVTDKDIYEELFGTVGEEIDHATSDMIEKKDPDSKGNPTYEVSGKMPLDDFERFFNTKIDQFENSEVTTLTGFFLERQYDMKVGQPIRVENFSFTPLDLQNAYVNKFKVVYIKPKKKAAQTDDGETDNK
- the acpS gene encoding holo-ACP synthase, with the translated sequence MIKGLGIDLTEISRVGELASKHPQFLDRVLTTAEQKQYHGFTGQRALEYLAGRWSLKESFAKAWGTGIGKAVGFQDVEILDSRIGKPVVTRSPFAGRVHASVSHTGSLVMTEIILETD
- a CDS encoding DHA2 family efflux MFS transporter permease subunit, whose amino-acid sequence is MKDQRISRALIIMVFGTFFGLLCSTLMNIALPTFMKVFNISEGRVQWVMNGYMLVNALMIPVSSYLIKRFSFRRLFIIFAGVFLLGTVLGALATSFSFIVIARMIQAIGAGMMMPLVNVLAIRYAVPGKKGRIMGIIGLAFNCAPILGPAVSGFLLNYLSWRYLFILIIPFAVITLLLSFFFLPYIPHNELPCFNLPGLILITIGLWSLLMGLSNVSSYPLATFNVVGYLVIGLVALGFFVLNQRHSSHQLINFKIFAHRQFVLATVINMLITATMYGNSILIPLLVQIVLGKGTVTSAITVLPGAILTGLLSTTSGRCYDIYPIKWLVGAGLIIDIIGTTFQAVVGAQSTILMITIFQTVRQFGLVTMLIPLQTQALSLLPNEIVPDAVATFNTMRQIAASFGTALIVAVVGIVNNFLHCQSSHLGIQTGFAFCLLLLVVSLVLSQQLYHKIVRAQTR
- a CDS encoding MFS transporter; protein product: MKYRLQCIVFVLVAFMLGCNEFMVVGVLSNIAESYHASLSAVGLLVTMYALTYAICTPILTTITGKYDRFKVLMTLMVVFFLGNTLTAVAPNLFLLFVSRIITAGVAGAIISLILVYVSIIAPIEKRSMMVATVFAGFSTATIIGVPLGTTISSAFSWHVSFAIISGLALIIGAFLLALVPRHTPQTKGSIGHQVKLLRDRRIILGIVVMVTLMAAEYTFYTYIRPIITDVLHFSTTDLNWLLGLVGVMFIIGNACAGIISSRYGIRKLPLISGACLALLLLMGLSFANSWTGVGLLCLICLVLGMPGSILQVMFLNVADKDYPAAMNLASSLNPICTNVGVTVGSFLASLSVNFIAISQIGYIGAVLAVISTIGAVLLVRHD
- the tnpA gene encoding IS200/IS605 family transposase produces the protein MKDTQRLTYGRTSVYNLNYHLIWRTKYRNKVLKGHVEVVLKQSLYEIASKYGFTIAHMEIGKDDYIHLLVSVPPKLSVTNIMRWLKGISAWQLFRECPELQTSYWKKRGRHLWSSSYYVESIGTVNEQAVAKYIDDQRQKEVNLE